From Arcobacter arenosus:
TAAACCTCTTTATCAAACTTTCCATTTTCATTTACTCTAAAATCTTTACCAAGTCTAATAATCACATCATCAGTGCTTCCATTTGTAGGCCAAAATGTTCCTAGAAATGGTCTATATGCAAAAGACCTCCAAGCTGTATACTCACCATTTGGATTTTTATCAAAACCCTCATTATCAAAATTAAAATAACAATCAGGAATATACCCATCCCATTTAGAATTTTTATTATAATCCCAATTTTTAGGGATATTTTTTAGTTTTTCTTTTAATATAATTTTATTATTTTTAATATAATTGCTTTTATTTATATAATCTAAAATCTCTTTATCACTAATTTTTGAAACCTCTTTTGTTCTATCTTTAAAAAGGTTTGTCCAAGGATTTTTTAAAGCAGGCCCTGGAAAATCGTAAGCTTCTTGTAAATCATCATCACCCATAGTATAGTTTGGTTCTTTATTTTTTGAATGACAGCTATAACATGGATTATGTAATAAGTTTTTATCATCTTTTGTTTTTGTATAACATTGAGAAGTAATATATGGTGAAGAATTTAATAGTTTGTTTTGTAATAAATCTACCTCAAGGGAAAAAAGATAGCTATTTAGTAGTATTAAAATAATAAGTTGTTTTTTTAACATTTAGTTGTGCCTTAGTTTAAAATAGTTAGAAATAAAAAACCTAAGGGAAAATCCCCTTAGGTTTTAAATATATTTATTTAAATGCAGGGAATGGTCCAACTACACCAATCCAAGATTCAGTATCTGCTGCTGAATCTTTTTTGTCTTTATCAGATTCACCAAATGGATGTTGAATAACTGTAGTCATATAGGCATTTCCACCAATATTTGGATACCAAAATGGAGAAGTTGTTTCAGAACCATATGGAGAAGTTAAGATTCTAGTGATATCTTTAGTTTTAACATTATAAGCCCAGATATAATCAATTTGGTGAGCACCTGTATCTTCACCTATAATTAGGATATCTGAGTTATCAATAAATGTTAAGTTATCTGGCTCTGCAATTTTATCAACTGCACATTTGTTTCCATCAAACTCACCACCTTCAGGATATGATTTCATCTCACCCATAACTTCACCAGACATTGAAGTTATTACCATTTTAGAATCAATTGCAAGACCTTTAGAGTCTTTTGCAATTCCAACAGGAAGTTTATAAACTCCACCACAACTATTTAATGGAAGTTTGATGTCATTATTCCCACCAATATCATATTTATCATTTTTCTTACCTTTTTTTGCAAAATCTTCCATACCATATTGAATTCTTGACATTGCTAGATAAACATTTCCATTAGTTTTATCAAATGTGATTCCCTCTTTTTTTCTAAACTCAGTAGTTGCACCTCTTAAAGCAGCAAATCTTCTTGATTCTAATCTTGAAGCAATAATTCCCATTCCAGGTTTAACTTTTAAGCACTCATGACCTGCAGTTGTATTGATTGATGTAAATCCACTTGGACATGTAGCACCATCTGGAGTAACAGAAGAGAATATATCTTCAAATGAAAGTCTTTTTTCAATAGCTTTTCTAATAGTTGCATCATCAGTTTTACCAAGATTTATCCAAGTAATATCAAAAGCACCACCATTTTTATCACTTTTTTGAGATAATTTTGCAGAATATAATCTACCAGAACTTAAGTCCCTTGCTTCATCAGCAATAAACATAAATAAAGCTCCATTTGTACCATCATCACTTAAATAAACTGTTTTTTCATCAGGCATAACATAAGCTAACTCGTGAGCAAATCTACCCATAGAATAATGTTTTACATATTCAGTATCACCCTTAGAGTTTGTAATTGTAACCTCAGGAGTCCATCCCCAGAAATATGGGTTAAGTGCTGCTTTACCCTCTTTAAAATATAAATCAAAGTTTTGATAATACTCATCTTTTTGGACTTTTTTAGCATTTGGTTCATACTCTTCAGAACCTAAATGTGATCCCCAAGGAGTTTTCATACCTGCACAATGAACCCATCCACCTTCAAATTCAGCTTGAGAGATATGACTAGTTGCAACAGCTTTTAATCCTCCCTCTTGAGTTTTTTCCAATCTTGAGATATACATAGCTCCAGGTCCACACTCAAATTGAGTAATTGCAAAAAGTTTACCATCTTTTTCATGTAATGTTGTATGATCTGGACCTGAACCATCTTTACTAGTTTTACAAATAAATGGACTTCCATCTTTATGATTTATAGCTTGTCCCATTTCATTTTTAACTTGCCCAAAAATCTCCATTGTTTTACCATCTAAACTTGGAAGTTTTTGTCCAGTTCTTGCAATTGTATGCCATCCAATCTTATGAACGTCTCCATTTATAACAACTTCACTTGAAGTCATGATTTTTTTCTTTTCGGCATCCATTATAGGAGCAGCAACAGGTTTGAAATAAATATCATTATGTCCATCTTTATTTACTGAAGCCAATTCTGGCTGACTACAGGCTGTGAAAATTAAAGCAATAGCTGAACTTGCAACTAAACTTTTAAGGGCATTTTTATGGTTCATTATTTTCCTTTATTATTAAATTTATTGAAATATTACTTTTTATGGGTTACTATAAGATTACAACTTTTAAATTATTGTCTATTATTTAATTTTTATTAATCTTCCTTAGATAAGATTTCCCTATGGGATTTTATATATTTATAACACTATTTATTAGTGTCATGTCAATACTTACTTTACTAATATCAAGAAGATTAGTTCGAAAACTTCATTTTTCAAATAAATTGAAGTTAGTGATTAATATTTTTTTAGCAGTAAATCTTTTAGGTGTCATAGGATATCTATTTGCAAGATACAATCCAACAATACCAAACTGGGCATATTTTTTACTATCAATTCCCATTGGAATAATCTTTTTATTGTTTGTAGCTACAGTTTTTTATGAAATATTTTCTAGAGTTTTAAAAGTAATTCCAGTTAATGAAAAAAGAAGAGATTTTTTCAAAAAAACTTTAGATATAGGTGCAATAAGTGTTGCAACTAGTGTAAATGCAAAGGCTATGCAAAATGCAAAGACGGTAGAGATTGAAAAGGTTAATGTAAAAATAAAAGGTTTAGCCAAACCAAAAAAAATAGTTCAATTAAGTGATATTCATATAGGTGGATTAATAGATAAATATTTTATTTCTGATTTAGTCAAAAAAGTTAATCAGCTAGAGGCAGATGTAGTTGTAATAACAGGAGACTTAGTTGACACAAGTTTAGATTTTGCAAAAGATGCTTTAGATGAACTGAAAAATTTAAAATCTAATTATGGAACATATTTTATAGTTGGTAACCATGAATATTTTCATAACGTAACAAATATTATTAAATATGTAAACACTTTAAATATAAAAACTTTAGAAAATGAAAATGTATATATAGGAAAAGAGGATGAAGGTTTTAATTTAGCTGGAGTTTACGATTTAATAGGTTTAAGGGTAAATGCCTATGTTCCAGATTTAAAAAAAGCTCTAGATGGAAGAATGATAAATAATCCAACAGTTTTACTTGCTCACCAACCAAAATTTATAGAGGAGGTAAAAGATGTGGATTTAGTTTTAAGTGGTCATACCCATGGAGGACAAATTTTTCCATTTAATTATCTTGTAAAACTTCAACAACCTTATGTAAAAGGTTTACATCAACACAATGAAAATACACAAATTTATGTAAATAAAGGAACAGGATTTTGGGGTCCTCCTATGAGGCTTGGTGCTAGTTCTGAAATAACTTTATTAAATCTAAGTTCTTGATATAAATTATAAAATACAGTGGAAAGAGGTAGCTGGAATAATTTTTTTTAGTGGTATATAATTAGGGCTAAATAGTATGAATAAGAAAATCTAAAATCTGTTCAAATCTTTAAAATAAAATCTTATAAATTAAATTTTTCAATGGAGAAAACACTACCTCTTTCCACTATTTTTTAAGAGAAGCTAAAAGCTTCCCTTATTGAATACTAATAACCTTTTTACTTCTACTTTCATCTAGTTTTGGAATAACTAATTCCAATACACCATCAACAGATTTTGCTTCTATATTTTCTACATCGGCATTATCTGGAAGGGTAAAACTTCTTGAAAACTTACCAAATGAAGTTTCAACTTTATAATAATCTTCTTCTTTTACCTCTTCTTTTGTTTTTCTTTCACCAGAAATTGTTAAAACATTTTTTTCTAAATCTACTTTTATATCATCTTTTTTAACACCTGGCAAATCAACATCAATATAAAAAGAAGAATCCCCTTCTCTAGTATTAACCACAGGAATAAATCCACTTACTCCTTCGTTTGAAGGATAATTATAAAAACTTTTTTCTAATTCCCTCATTTGTCTAAAAGGGTCAAATCTTGTTAATAACATATTAAACTCCTTTAAAAATGAATTTTTCTTGATATGCTTTTTATCAAGTTATTGGAATATTAACATATTTTTTAGCACTTGTCAAGTTTAATTGCTAAAAATTAAATATTAAATATTTGTACATGTTTAATAGTTTCGATAAAATCGTATTTTTACTGTATTTATTTTTTTAGCGTTTTAGATATTTTAGTGCTAAATTTAGAGTTTTTGTTCTTAAAGTGGTATCTTAATTGTGAATTTTACACCCTTATCTAACTCACTTTGACAATCTATAGAGCCTTTTAAATTTGTTGTAACAAGGTTATATATTATATTCAATCCTAAACCTGAACTACCCTCTTGCCTATTTGTTGTAAAAAAAGGCTCATATATTTTTAAAAGATTTTCTTGTTTAATCCCTATTCCATTATCTGAATACCTAAAGTTTAAATTATTATCAATTTTTTCTATTTTAAAATCTATCTTTCCACTATTCCTATTTTTAAAACCATGGTTTAAGGAATTAACAACTAAATTAGTAATAATTTGTGCAAAAAATCCTGGATAAGAGATAATCTCTAAATCTTCATCGCAATCAATATTAATATCAATTTTTTTATTTTGCATTAAAGAATCAATACTTATTAAAAGTCCTCTTATATATTCTTTTACTTTAAATAATCTTTTTTGTTCACTTGTTTGATCAACAGCAACTTGCTTAAAGTTTCTAATAATATCAGCTGTTCTATTTAGATTTGAATTAATAACACTTACTAATTCTTTTGAGGTTTTTAAATAGTTTTCTAAATCCTCTTCGCTCATTTCACCTGATTGATATTTATTTAAAATATTCTCAGCTAAAAACTCAAGATGGGAAGAACCAGTTAAACCAACTCCCACTGGAGTGCTTATCTCATGGGCAACTCCTGCAACTAAACTACCTAAACCAGCTAGTTTTTCTGACTCAATAAGTTTATTTTGTGTTTCCCTTAAATTTTCAATTATTGTTTCTAGTTCATCATTAGATTCTTGCAAGTCAATATTTCTATAATGTAATTGTTCTTCTAAATCTTTTTTCTCAGAAATATCCCTAACTGTTCCATAAATTACTAATTGAGAGTCTAGAACAATTTTAGATAAAATAATCTCAGTCCAAAATTCTTCATTATTAGGCTTCTTATGAATCCATTCAAATCTTGCACTGCCATTTTTATTAAACTCTTTTGAAACTTCTTTTAAAGCTTCTTTTGTAGTTAAACCATCTTTTTGATACTCAGGGGAAAAAGCATAAGGAGATTTCCCTATAATTTCACTTTTGTCCTTTAATCCAAAAATCTCTAAAAAGGCTTTATTACAATCTATATATTTCCCATCCTCAAAGGAAAGCATCGAAAGGCCATCTTTAGAATCATTAAATAAAGTCTCAAAAACCTCTTTTTGTTCTTTTAATTCTAATGTTCTTTCTTCGACCAATTGTTGAAGATTTTTATTTAATCCTTCTATCTCTTTTTCACTTTTTAGCAAAGCTTCCATTTCAAATAAAATATGGTTTCTCATTTTTTCAAAATTTGATGATAACTCTTTTAATTCTTTTACACCACTTATCTCAATTTTTGTATTTAAGTTTCCTGCTAAAATCTCTTTTGTAGCATCGGATAGATTATCAATAGGTTTTAATACATTTTTTACAATTAAAATGATAATAAGTGATATTATAGATAAAACTATAAGTGAAATTATTAAAAAACTTTGTCGAAATTTATTAAGTTCACTATATTTTTCATCTAAATTAATTCTATATCCAACAATCCAATCCCATGGTTCAAAACTCTTAAAGACAATCCATCTTTCATCATTTTTCCTATTTATTAGAAAATTCCCATTTTTTAGATTTAATATTTTTTTATACTCTTCTTGATTCTTATAAAGATTACTATTTTGAACATTATATTTTCTATGTATAACTAAGTTTTTATTTTCATCTATAACAAAAGGGTATATATCTTTTTCATCTTTATCAAAAATCTCTTTTATAGCTTTTAAAGTCCCATCTTTAAAGGCCTTTTCATAGGATTCTACCATTTGAGTTTTTAAAAGTTTTTGGTATTTTTGCTCAATTAAATAAATTATATTGTCGATTTTTTCCTCATATAAAACAGTTTTTCTAGAGTCAATTTCTTTTTTTAAATCATTGTAAGATAAGTAAAATATGGCCCCTATACCTATAATTATTGATAAAAGAATTGATACTAATAATTGTGTTTGTAAAGAGTTATTCTTAATCATTGTACTATCTCTGCATAATCTATAAGCTCAAAAGGAAAAACAATATTAAGCTTTTTTGCTAAAGTTGTATTTATATAAATGTTTGCTTTTTTATTTACAACTATTGGTATATTTTTTATATTTTCGCCATTTAAAACTCTTAGTGCTGTATTTGCTGCCCACTCACCCTGTTCTTCAGGCTTTGTTGTATAGCCTAAAACGGATAATTTCATAGTATCATAATCCCAAGTTACAACAGGAATCTTAATATGTTCTTTAACAAAGTTTTCAAGTTCTTTTTCATATCTTGTCCACTCCTTAATAGCTCCGCCATTTCCAATAAGAAGTATTCCTGCACTATTTTGTAAATCTTTGAAATTTTCTTTCCATTCATCTATGGTTTTTACAAATCTTGCATCTATTTTTTTATTTATTCTTTTCTCAAAAAACTCAACTTCTGTTACAGAGCTAAATGAGTCTCCCTTTAAATATGCGATTTTTTCTTTTTTTGAATATGATTTAAGAGTTTCAATCATCTCTAAAACAAGTTGGACTTCTTCCATTCCAGTTATATTATTAGGTAATTGTTCATACTTTTTTATTGTTCCATTAATTCCACAAAAGACAATTGGAATATTTGAGTTTCTAAAATGGGGTAAAATAACATATTTAATAGCATTATCATCAGAAGTAATAATTACATCAGGTTTAAAATTTTCAATTTGATTTTTGATTTCTAAGGCAATTCTTATTTTATATTTCTCATCATTATTTCGCTTAGAGTCCATTTCAACTCTTTTAAATTCGATGGGAATCTTAGATTTAAAAAGTATTTTTCTAATACTTTTTTCAATCCCATCACTCCAATAAAGCCCAGAGTGATAGGAATTTATATAAAAAACTTTTTTTGATGGAACAATTTTAGCATCCAGATATGAAAATATGCTAAATAATAAAAAGAAAAAAATAAATAACTTTTTCATAATAGTCTCTTTTTCTTTTCATTATAACATAAAGTTTTTCATTTACATACAAGTGCTAGGTTATTGTTACAAATGTAGTTGCTATTGTCAAAAAGTAAATTATAATAACAATAACATAATCTTTTTTATTTGTATTAATTTCTGTTTTCATTTTTTTATCTCCTTCATATAGGAGATAAAAAATCTCCTATATTTTTTTTATTCTAATTAATCTCTTCGAGACATCATCGCAATTCAATCTTTTCCTTTTTTTAAAATTTGCATAAAAAAAGGGGAAGAGCCAAAAGCTCTCCCCCTTGTAGGTTTCTTATAAAGATATCTGCTATTCAGCGAATTTCGCCTTCTTAGCAGCTCTTTTCCTAACCGTAGGATCAAGCTCTCTTTTTCTAACTCTAATCGTTTGAGGTGTAACCTCAACTAACTCATCTTCTTCAATCCACTCTAGTGCATTTTCTAAAGACATAACTCTTGGCGGGATAAGCTTGATAGCATCATCTGATCCCGAAGCTCTTACGTTTGTAAGTGCCTTTCCTTTAATTGGGTTAACATCTAAATCGTTGGATTTAGCATGTTCACCAATTACCATTCCTACATAAACCTTATCTTGAGGCTTAATGTACATAACACCTCTTTCTTGTAGGTTGAAAATTGAGAAACCTAATGCTTCACCATTTTCCATGGATACAAGTGCTCCATTTTTCCTAGATTCTACATTTCCAGAGTATGGCCTAAATTCTAAGAATGAGTGATTCATAACACCCTCACCTTTTGTATCAGTTAAAAACTCAGTTCTAATACCAATTAAACCTCTAGCTGGGATTTCAAACTCTAACCTTGTAAATCCAGCACCCATAGGAACCATGTTTGTCATGTTTGCTTTTTTCTTTCCTAATTTTTCAATGATAGTTCCAGAATACTCATCAGGAGTATCAATTACTAAGTGTTCAAATGGTTCCATAGTTACACCATTTTCCTCTTTTGTAATTACCTCAGGTCTACCAATAGAGAATTCAAAACCTTCTCTTCTCATATTCTCAGCTAAAATAGTAATTTGAAGTTCACCCCTACCGTTAACTTTAAATTTACCCTCACCAATTTGCTCATAATTCATAGCAATATTAGTGTTCATCTCAGCTTTTAATCTTTCATCAATTTTATTTGAAGTAACAAACTTACCTTCAGTACCTGCTAATGGTGAATCATTAACTGCGAATGTAACTGAAAGTGTTGGCTCTTCAATATGCATAGGATCTAGTGGCATTGGATTAGCTGGGTCACAAAGTGAATCACCTACGTCAATTGTTTCAAATCCAGCAACAGCACAGATATCACCAGCTCCTGCTTCTTTGATTTCAATTCTATCTAGACCTTTAAATCCAATAAGTTTAGTAACTCTACCTTTTACTTTTTCACCATCTGCTTTTACAAGCATTACAGTTTCACCCATTGAAATTTTTCCATTAAAAATTCTAGAGATACCAATTTTTCCAATGAAATTATCATAATCAAGAGTAAATACTTGAAGTTGAAGACCATTCTCTTCACTACCTTGTGGTTTTGGAACTTCATTTAAAATAGTTTCAAATAATGGCTGTAAATCTTTTTTCTCATCTTCAAGGGCATGCATTGCATAACCATCTCTAGCTGCTGCATAAATAACAGGGAATTCTAATTGCTCTTCTGTTGCACCCATTTGGTCAAATAGGTCAAATACTTCATCAACAACTCTATCAGGTTCACCTGCAGGTTTATCTATTTTATTTACAACAACGATTGGTCTATGTCCTAAAGATAAAGCTTTTTTTACAACAAATTTTGTTTGAGGCATAACTCCCTCTTGTGCGTCAACAAGAAGTAAAACAGAGTCAACCATTTTAAGAACCCTCTCAACTTCTCCACCAAAATCGGCGTGACCTGGAGTGTCAATAATGTTAATTCTTACTCCCTCATAATCAATAGCTGTATTTTTAGAAAGAATTGTAATACCTCTTTCTTTCTCAATATCATTACTATCCATTACTCTTTCATCCACTTGCGTGTGAGCTGCGAAAGTACCAGATTGTTTTAGTAATTCATCAACAAGTGTAGTTTTACCGTGGTCAACGTGTGCGATTACGGCAATATTTCTAATGTCTCTCATTTATTCTCTTTATGATAATTTCTTTTAATTTCGCGGATTATACTAAAACTTTGCTTAAAGTCTTAAAAGTTTTATATTTTAGTTTCATTTTGATTATTTATTTTCAAAAAGTGTCTAAAAGATAACTTTTAGTTCATTTTAGAGGTTTACAATTACAACATATAAAAAATGAAGCTAATATATTTTTTTAAGCTTCAATTAAAAAAGGAAAAAAAATGACAAAAAGAATAGAACACGATTTGATTGGAGACAGAGAAATTCCAATGGAAATCTATTATGGTGTACAAACACTAAGAGCAAAAGAAAATTTTAATATAACAGGAATAACACTTTCTAATTTCCCAACATTTATAACTTCAATTGCAAAGGTTAAAAAATCTTGTGCCTTAGCAAACTATGAATTAGGATTATTAGAAGAGTATAAAAAAAGTGCAATTTGCGAAGCTTGTGATGAACTTATTGCAGGTAAATATCATGAACAATTTGTAGTTGATATGTTCCAAGGTGGAGCAGGAACTTCTGTAAATATGAATGCAAATGAAGTTATAGCAAATATTGCTTTAGAGATTTTAGGACATAACAAAGGTGAATACGCATTTCTACATCCAAACAATGATGTAAATAAATCACAATCAACAAATGATGCATATCCTACTGCATTTAGAATTGCTTTATATGAAAAAATATATGAACTAGTTGATTCTATGACTATTCTTAGAAAAGCATTTAGTGAAAAAGCTGATGAATTTAGTGAAGTAATTAAAATGGGTAGAACACAATTACAAGATGCAGTTCCTATGACTTTAGGTCAAGAGTTCCATTCATTTGCAACAATGATTGAAGAGGATATTCAAAGATTACTTGAATCTCAACAATTAGTTAGAGAGATGAATTTAGGAGCAACAGCAATTGGTACAGGAATCAATTCTCACCCTGAATATGCTCATTTAGTAGAACAAAAACTTCAAGATGTTACAGGAAGACCATTTAAAACTGCAAAAGATTTAGTTGAAGCAACTCAAGATACAGGTGCTTATGTACAAATCTCTGGAGTATTAAAAAGAATTGCTACAAAAATCTCAAAAATTTGTAATGACTTAAGACTTTTAAGTTCAGGGCCTAGAGCTGGATTAAATGAGATAAATCTTCCAGCAATGCAACCAGGAAGTTCAATTATGCCAGGAAAAGTTAACCCTGTTATTCCTGAAGTTGTAAATCAAGTTGCATTCCAAGTTATTGGTACAGATATGACTATTACAATGGCAAGTGAAGGTGGACAATTACAATTAAATGT
This genomic window contains:
- a CDS encoding alkaline phosphatase PhoX, which encodes MNHKNALKSLVASSAIALIFTACSQPELASVNKDGHNDIYFKPVAAPIMDAEKKKIMTSSEVVINGDVHKIGWHTIARTGQKLPSLDGKTMEIFGQVKNEMGQAINHKDGSPFICKTSKDGSGPDHTTLHEKDGKLFAITQFECGPGAMYISRLEKTQEGGLKAVATSHISQAEFEGGWVHCAGMKTPWGSHLGSEEYEPNAKKVQKDEYYQNFDLYFKEGKAALNPYFWGWTPEVTITNSKGDTEYVKHYSMGRFAHELAYVMPDEKTVYLSDDGTNGALFMFIADEARDLSSGRLYSAKLSQKSDKNGGAFDITWINLGKTDDATIRKAIEKRLSFEDIFSSVTPDGATCPSGFTSINTTAGHECLKVKPGMGIIASRLESRRFAALRGATTEFRKKEGITFDKTNGNVYLAMSRIQYGMEDFAKKGKKNDKYDIGGNNDIKLPLNSCGGVYKLPVGIAKDSKGLAIDSKMVITSMSGEVMGEMKSYPEGGEFDGNKCAVDKIAEPDNLTFIDNSDILIIGEDTGAHQIDYIWAYNVKTKDITRILTSPYGSETTSPFWYPNIGGNAYMTTVIQHPFGESDKDKKDSAADTESWIGVVGPFPAFK
- a CDS encoding metallophosphoesterase → MGFYIFITLFISVMSILTLLISRRLVRKLHFSNKLKLVINIFLAVNLLGVIGYLFARYNPTIPNWAYFLLSIPIGIIFLLFVATVFYEIFSRVLKVIPVNEKRRDFFKKTLDIGAISVATSVNAKAMQNAKTVEIEKVNVKIKGLAKPKKIVQLSDIHIGGLIDKYFISDLVKKVNQLEADVVVITGDLVDTSLDFAKDALDELKNLKSNYGTYFIVGNHEYFHNVTNIIKYVNTLNIKTLENENVYIGKEDEGFNLAGVYDLIGLRVNAYVPDLKKALDGRMINNPTVLLAHQPKFIEEVKDVDLVLSGHTHGGQIFPFNYLVKLQQPYVKGLHQHNENTQIYVNKGTGFWGPPMRLGASSEITLLNLSS
- a CDS encoding Hsp20/alpha crystallin family protein translates to MLLTRFDPFRQMRELEKSFYNYPSNEGVSGFIPVVNTREGDSSFYIDVDLPGVKKDDIKVDLEKNVLTISGERKTKEEVKEEDYYKVETSFGKFSRSFTLPDNADVENIEAKSVDGVLELVIPKLDESRSKKVISIQ
- a CDS encoding ATP-binding protein — its product is MIKNNSLQTQLLVSILLSIIIGIGAIFYLSYNDLKKEIDSRKTVLYEEKIDNIIYLIEQKYQKLLKTQMVESYEKAFKDGTLKAIKEIFDKDEKDIYPFVIDENKNLVIHRKYNVQNSNLYKNQEEYKKILNLKNGNFLINRKNDERWIVFKSFEPWDWIVGYRINLDEKYSELNKFRQSFLIISLIVLSIISLIIILIVKNVLKPIDNLSDATKEILAGNLNTKIEISGVKELKELSSNFEKMRNHILFEMEALLKSEKEIEGLNKNLQQLVEERTLELKEQKEVFETLFNDSKDGLSMLSFEDGKYIDCNKAFLEIFGLKDKSEIIGKSPYAFSPEYQKDGLTTKEALKEVSKEFNKNGSARFEWIHKKPNNEEFWTEIILSKIVLDSQLVIYGTVRDISEKKDLEEQLHYRNIDLQESNDELETIIENLRETQNKLIESEKLAGLGSLVAGVAHEISTPVGVGLTGSSHLEFLAENILNKYQSGEMSEEDLENYLKTSKELVSVINSNLNRTADIIRNFKQVAVDQTSEQKRLFKVKEYIRGLLISIDSLMQNKKIDINIDCDEDLEIISYPGFFAQIITNLVVNSLNHGFKNRNSGKIDFKIEKIDNNLNFRYSDNGIGIKQENLLKIYEPFFTTNRQEGSSGLGLNIIYNLVTTNLKGSIDCQSELDKGVKFTIKIPL
- a CDS encoding ABC transporter substrate-binding protein, whose protein sequence is MKKLFIFFFLLFSIFSYLDAKIVPSKKVFYINSYHSGLYWSDGIEKSIRKILFKSKIPIEFKRVEMDSKRNNDEKYKIRIALEIKNQIENFKPDVIITSDDNAIKYVILPHFRNSNIPIVFCGINGTIKKYEQLPNNITGMEEVQLVLEMIETLKSYSKKEKIAYLKGDSFSSVTEVEFFEKRINKKIDARFVKTIDEWKENFKDLQNSAGILLIGNGGAIKEWTRYEKELENFVKEHIKIPVVTWDYDTMKLSVLGYTTKPEEQGEWAANTALRVLNGENIKNIPIVVNKKANIYINTTLAKKLNIVFPFELIDYAEIVQ
- the typA gene encoding translational GTPase TypA, with translation MRDIRNIAVIAHVDHGKTTLVDELLKQSGTFAAHTQVDERVMDSNDIEKERGITILSKNTAIDYEGVRINIIDTPGHADFGGEVERVLKMVDSVLLLVDAQEGVMPQTKFVVKKALSLGHRPIVVVNKIDKPAGEPDRVVDEVFDLFDQMGATEEQLEFPVIYAAARDGYAMHALEDEKKDLQPLFETILNEVPKPQGSEENGLQLQVFTLDYDNFIGKIGISRIFNGKISMGETVMLVKADGEKVKGRVTKLIGFKGLDRIEIKEAGAGDICAVAGFETIDVGDSLCDPANPMPLDPMHIEEPTLSVTFAVNDSPLAGTEGKFVTSNKIDERLKAEMNTNIAMNYEQIGEGKFKVNGRGELQITILAENMRREGFEFSIGRPEVITKEENGVTMEPFEHLVIDTPDEYSGTIIEKLGKKKANMTNMVPMGAGFTRLEFEIPARGLIGIRTEFLTDTKGEGVMNHSFLEFRPYSGNVESRKNGALVSMENGEALGFSIFNLQERGVMYIKPQDKVYVGMVIGEHAKSNDLDVNPIKGKALTNVRASGSDDAIKLIPPRVMSLENALEWIEEDELVEVTPQTIRVRKRELDPTVRKRAAKKAKFAE
- the aspA gene encoding aspartate ammonia-lyase, whose product is MTKRIEHDLIGDREIPMEIYYGVQTLRAKENFNITGITLSNFPTFITSIAKVKKSCALANYELGLLEEYKKSAICEACDELIAGKYHEQFVVDMFQGGAGTSVNMNANEVIANIALEILGHNKGEYAFLHPNNDVNKSQSTNDAYPTAFRIALYEKIYELVDSMTILRKAFSEKADEFSEVIKMGRTQLQDAVPMTLGQEFHSFATMIEEDIQRLLESQQLVREMNLGATAIGTGINSHPEYAHLVEQKLQDVTGRPFKTAKDLVEATQDTGAYVQISGVLKRIATKISKICNDLRLLSSGPRAGLNEINLPAMQPGSSIMPGKVNPVIPEVVNQVAFQVIGTDMTITMASEGGQLQLNVFEPVIAYNLFNNMNMMKSAFETLADKCVKGITANEEHCKNLVVNSIGLVTALNPHIGYENSTSVAKEALDSGQSVYDIVLKRGLLTKEELEDIIRPENMIKPRLIK